From Flavobacterium alkalisoli, the proteins below share one genomic window:
- a CDS encoding TetR/AcrR family transcriptional regulator: protein MTEYNDKQLEILKAAEILFASEGFDGTSIRSIAKAAKVNIAMISYYFGSKEKMLEALIIYRTSDMRMQLDIISKEDLTPSEKVDRLIDLYISRINKNKCMYQILHFELSTKKRIMDMKAFTDVKRQNMEAFTKIINEGQEQGIFRKDVNINLIPPTIMGTLVHFQMNRPFFEAHLGISTDEAYENYIENELTIHIKQTIKALLVHEN, encoded by the coding sequence ATGACAGAATACAATGATAAGCAGTTAGAGATACTCAAAGCAGCAGAGATACTGTTTGCCAGCGAGGGCTTTGACGGCACTTCTATAAGAAGTATAGCTAAGGCTGCTAAGGTTAATATTGCAATGATCTCTTATTATTTCGGTTCAAAAGAAAAAATGCTGGAAGCTCTTATTATATACCGTACATCGGATATGAGAATGCAGCTTGACATCATTTCTAAGGAAGATCTTACTCCTTCCGAAAAAGTAGACCGACTTATAGACCTTTACATTTCCCGTATTAATAAGAACAAGTGTATGTACCAGATACTGCACTTTGAGCTTTCCACCAAAAAAAGAATAATGGACATGAAGGCATTTACCGATGTAAAACGCCAGAATATGGAAGCCTTTACCAAAATTATTAATGAAGGGCAGGAACAGGGAATATTTAGAAAAGATGTAAATATTAATCTTATACCCCCTACTATTATGGGTACACTGGTACATTTCCAGATGAACAGGCCTTTCTTTGAGGCTCACTTAGGAATCAGTACCGATGAGGCTTACGAAAACTATATAGAAAACGAGTTAACAATTCACATTAAACAAACCATTAAAGCACTTTTAGTTCATGAAAACTAG
- a CDS encoding TolC family protein → MKTRYLLLAGALFLSGITAMQAQEKKSLTLDEAIGLAVTKSNEATLADTKVSTSKYEMESVKNNIYPEVKLSGQYQRLTDPNITLKIPTGDSNDGETASGSPKVDQLMLGMATVGMPLFSGFKLKNSIEASTDAYNAESFNAAHTKEQIAMQTIVLYVNLYKAQESISLIQENLKSANQRVTDFTAMEQNGIIARNDLLKAQLQASNIELSLEDAKKRASTINYQLVTLLKLQEGTQLEPNSSYFEEASELNTAITEQDAINQRNDLEALRWQQKASEANMKVAKADYYPTVTLLGGYAAIDIKNVFQVTNAINFGVGVSYDISNLFKNGKHVKTAASRAEATRQEVEILTDRIKVQVQDALENYNLAIKQNRVYTQAVAQADENYRIVKDKYDNGLSDTNDLLEADVQQLQAKLNETFSKADITQRYYELLNVSGKLTNSFNLTQTK, encoded by the coding sequence ATGAAAACTAGATATTTACTGCTGGCCGGGGCGTTATTTCTTTCCGGCATTACTGCAATGCAGGCTCAGGAGAAAAAGTCGCTTACCCTTGATGAGGCCATAGGTCTGGCAGTTACAAAAAGTAATGAGGCGACACTTGCCGATACTAAGGTTTCCACTTCAAAGTATGAAATGGAAAGCGTAAAGAATAATATTTATCCTGAAGTTAAACTTTCAGGGCAATACCAAAGGCTTACAGATCCTAACATTACTCTTAAAATCCCTACAGGAGACAGTAATGACGGAGAAACGGCTTCAGGCTCACCAAAAGTAGACCAGCTTATGTTAGGTATGGCAACTGTGGGTATGCCTTTGTTTTCGGGCTTTAAGCTTAAAAATAGCATAGAGGCTTCAACCGATGCTTATAATGCTGAAAGCTTTAATGCAGCGCATACTAAAGAACAAATTGCAATGCAAACCATTGTATTGTATGTTAACCTTTATAAAGCTCAGGAATCTATAAGCCTTATACAGGAAAACCTGAAAAGCGCTAACCAACGTGTTACTGACTTTACAGCTATGGAGCAAAATGGCATTATTGCCCGTAACGACCTGCTTAAAGCACAGTTACAGGCATCTAACATTGAGCTTTCTCTTGAAGATGCTAAGAAAAGAGCTTCTACCATTAACTACCAGCTGGTAACATTACTAAAGCTTCAGGAAGGTACACAGCTGGAACCAAACTCTTCTTATTTTGAAGAAGCTTCTGAATTAAACACTGCTATTACAGAACAGGATGCCATAAATCAGAGGAATGACCTTGAGGCTTTAAGATGGCAGCAAAAAGCCAGCGAAGCCAACATGAAGGTTGCCAAAGCTGACTACTACCCTACAGTAACACTTTTAGGTGGTTATGCAGCTATTGATATTAAAAACGTATTTCAGGTAACCAATGCAATTAATTTTGGTGTAGGTGTTTCTTATGACATTTCTAATCTGTTTAAAAACGGTAAGCACGTTAAAACTGCTGCCAGCCGTGCAGAAGCTACAAGACAGGAAGTGGAAATACTTACCGACAGAATTAAGGTTCAGGTACAGGATGCCCTTGAAAACTATAACCTTGCCATTAAACAAAACAGGGTTTATACACAAGCCGTTGCCCAGGCGGACGAAAATTACCGTATAGTAAAAGATAAATATGATAACGGCCTTAGCGATACAAACGACCTTTTAGAGGCAGATGTTCAACAGCTACAGGCAAAATTAAACGAAACATTCTCTAAAGCAGATATTACTCAGCGTTACTATGAGCTGCTGAATGTTTCAGGAAAATTAACTAACTCTTTCAATCTTACTCAAACAAAATAA
- a CDS encoding HlyD family secretion protein, with product MEKKKTNKKFLFILIALVAVGGTYGTYKYLHSLAHETTDDAQIEKNMSPIIPRVTGYITKVYVKDNDFVKKGDTLFVIDDKDYVVRVEEAKAALAAAEGSFAVAKADVGSAVANVSVSEANVQSTKGNIEAAKVRLWRATNDFERYENLYKNHSITKQQFEQAQAAKQEAEAQLNVLQQQQAASNYQKNAIISKSNVSNKQTEVAAANIEKAKAALDAAKLNLDYTVVTASVDGQVSTIDLQPGQLVAPGQALFYVINNNETWVVANFKETQLNKMTEGQKVVVKVDAYPDTEFEGVLTSFSPATGSRFSLLPPDNATGNFVKTVQRLPVKISLTENNDKEKVKLLRPGMNVEVDVHIK from the coding sequence ATGGAAAAAAAGAAAACAAATAAAAAGTTCCTTTTCATACTTATAGCACTTGTAGCTGTTGGCGGAACTTATGGTACATACAAATACCTTCACTCGTTAGCTCATGAAACTACTGATGATGCACAGATAGAAAAAAACATGAGCCCTATTATACCTCGTGTTACCGGATACATTACTAAAGTATATGTAAAAGACAATGACTTTGTAAAAAAAGGCGATACGCTTTTTGTTATAGACGATAAAGATTATGTAGTAAGGGTTGAAGAAGCTAAAGCTGCACTTGCCGCTGCCGAAGGTAGTTTTGCAGTTGCTAAAGCCGATGTAGGAAGCGCTGTTGCTAACGTATCGGTTTCTGAGGCTAACGTACAGTCTACAAAAGGAAACATAGAAGCTGCTAAAGTAAGGCTTTGGAGAGCCACCAACGACTTTGAGCGTTACGAAAACTTATATAAAAATCACTCCATAACTAAACAACAATTTGAGCAGGCGCAAGCCGCAAAGCAAGAGGCTGAAGCACAGTTAAACGTGTTACAGCAACAACAGGCAGCCAGCAACTACCAAAAAAATGCGATTATCTCGAAATCGAATGTGTCCAACAAACAAACGGAAGTTGCTGCTGCTAACATTGAGAAGGCCAAAGCCGCTCTTGATGCTGCAAAACTTAATTTGGATTACACTGTAGTTACCGCTTCTGTAGACGGACAGGTTTCTACTATCGATTTACAGCCGGGACAGCTAGTAGCTCCGGGACAAGCCCTGTTTTACGTTATAAATAATAACGAGACATGGGTAGTGGCTAACTTTAAGGAAACTCAGCTTAACAAAATGACCGAAGGTCAAAAAGTAGTTGTGAAAGTAGATGCTTATCCTGATACCGAGTTTGAAGGTGTATTAACATCTTTCTCTCCTGCTACAGGGTCTCGTTTCTCTTTACTTCCTCCTGATAATGCTACAGGTAACTTTGTTAAGACAGTACAAAGGCTACCGGTAAAAATAAGCTTAACTGAAAATAACGATAAAGAAAAAGTAAAACTACTTCGTCCGGGTATGAACGTAGAAGTAGATGTACATATAAAATAA
- the yaaA gene encoding peroxide stress protein YaaA produces MKIVISPAKSLDFETKLPTRKNSQPAFLEQSEVIHKKLKEKSPAELSKLMDISDKLAELNWQRNQEWKTPFTTKNARPAMYAFNGDVYVGLDAYTIPTTKLNKLQDSLRILSGLYGVLKPLDLIQPYRLEMGTQLPVEGSKNLYEFWKKTVTQALNDELKDDELFVNLASKEYFDAVDTKALKVPVITPEFKDYKDGKLKMISFFAKKARGMMVRYIIDHNIRSLSGLKGFDYEGYKFDAKLSKGNKLVFTR; encoded by the coding sequence ATGAAGATCGTTATATCTCCTGCAAAGTCGCTTGATTTTGAAACAAAATTACCTACAAGAAAAAATTCACAACCTGCCTTTTTAGAGCAAAGTGAGGTTATTCATAAAAAACTTAAAGAAAAATCGCCCGCTGAATTAAGCAAGCTTATGGACATAAGCGATAAACTTGCCGAACTTAACTGGCAGCGCAACCAGGAATGGAAAACACCGTTTACCACTAAAAATGCACGCCCGGCAATGTATGCCTTTAACGGGGATGTATATGTGGGGCTTGATGCTTATACCATACCAACAACCAAGCTTAATAAGCTACAGGATAGCCTAAGGATACTATCGGGACTTTATGGTGTATTAAAACCGCTTGACCTGATTCAGCCTTACCGACTTGAAATGGGTACTCAGCTACCTGTAGAAGGAAGTAAAAACCTGTATGAGTTTTGGAAAAAAACGGTTACTCAGGCCTTAAATGATGAGCTAAAGGACGACGAGTTGTTTGTAAACCTTGCGAGTAAGGAATACTTTGATGCGGTAGATACAAAAGCTTTAAAAGTACCGGTAATTACTCCTGAATTCAAGGATTACAAAGACGGTAAACTTAAAATGATAAGCTTTTTTGCCAAGAAGGCGAGGGGTATGATGGTACGTTATATAATAGACCATAATATACGTTCCCTTAGCGGATTAAAAGGTTTTGATTATGAAGGCTATAAATTTGACGCCAAATTATCTAAAGGCAATAAGCTGGTTTTTACAAGATAG
- a CDS encoding ABC transporter ATP-binding protein: MTDYIIRTEHLTFHYSKNRKALDNVSLNVPKGSIYGFLGPNGAGKSTTMRLLTGILPQQNNSIYLFGKPLHKELPASFKKIGALVESPALYLHLSGYDNLKYIAKLRDVPESRINEVLELVDLQRDGKRKAKTYSLGMKQRLAIAIALLDEPELLLLDEPVNGLDPNGIQDIRRLLVKLNREKGITIFVSSHLLAEIEKMCTHVGIVSKGKIQFEGTMEELSKKSGLCKIRITINDAPRWHEQLVKDNPTVLLENNSQLSLELPNREEIPGFTKNLVNNGAEVYEIKILDGLEEWFMALVN; this comes from the coding sequence ATGACAGACTACATTATCAGGACGGAGCACCTTACTTTTCACTATTCCAAAAACCGAAAAGCCCTGGACAATGTTTCCTTAAATGTTCCTAAAGGTTCTATCTATGGTTTTTTGGGTCCTAACGGAGCCGGAAAATCGACAACCATGCGATTATTAACAGGTATACTACCGCAACAGAATAATTCCATTTACTTATTTGGAAAACCGTTGCATAAAGAGCTTCCCGCTTCCTTTAAAAAAATAGGTGCGCTGGTAGAAAGCCCGGCACTTTACCTTCACCTTAGCGGATATGACAACCTTAAATACATTGCAAAACTTCGCGATGTACCCGAAAGCAGGATTAATGAGGTACTGGAACTTGTAGACCTGCAAAGGGATGGCAAAAGAAAAGCAAAAACTTATTCCCTTGGGATGAAACAGCGCCTTGCCATTGCCATTGCTCTACTGGACGAGCCGGAGCTGCTTTTACTGGATGAGCCTGTTAACGGCCTCGACCCTAACGGTATTCAGGATATAAGAAGACTGCTGGTAAAACTTAACAGGGAAAAAGGGATTACCATTTTTGTATCGAGTCACCTTCTTGCCGAAATCGAGAAAATGTGTACCCATGTTGGTATTGTTAGTAAAGGTAAAATTCAGTTTGAAGGTACTATGGAAGAACTTTCCAAAAAATCCGGTCTGTGCAAAATACGTATAACCATAAATGATGCACCGCGTTGGCATGAACAGTTAGTAAAAGACAATCCTACTGTTTTACTGGAAAACAATTCTCAGCTTTCACTGGAACTACCAAACCGCGAAGAAATTCCGGGCTTTACAAAAAACCTTGTAAACAATGGTGCCGAAGTCTATGAGATAAAAATTCTGGACGGCCTTGAAGAATGGTTCATGGCACTCGTAAACTAA
- a CDS encoding redoxin family protein: protein MQTFLTALKAEHLKRKGTGVYLTSIIIAAIIPIIYAIITIIENRNIKPGLPYNYFTHTLDAIVEAFAGFFFPLIIIISASRLTQLDHKNGGWQLMETQPIKKLSIYFSKFSILLITNLIAIATYIIVTFIGSYIMYSFLDTPDTVSFSFEFSHVFWLVIRLFLASLTLSALQYVICVLLPSFIWPILIGVAIILGYLIAVNFMVFPAWYPMEMLYQVSRNPEGSQLGYWITYSECVSVICSLLLLYIGFEWYKHKNFVRAFAGNGARTGKLAGVVIVLGGLLWYTLIPNVMEPYGKTVIAGEFESENNFDTLYLVDNFVNDTIAVIPVKDNKFNYHIDKNLPLDFYTLNMPHDLKGNVVIGNNDSVYIKIKANKDDAVAEYRGTRLAENQYKKEKYTLWSNVNYMLQNNSELDKPDYFIRELVKEWKGEIEGSKNFKTTDNYVPREDYRLQEERLITIKYLVYWNSYVKKRIALYPDQQTLPNDGIKEMMAKVPLDDEGLLSDQDYFSYLKNQIIADNKEELDENTKTLQGIEKLDKGTFRDKMLYWQMRESLQQASNTTERDSLMAKYTPLFTEGRYITLLASKVNLYKTLEKGNKAPLFDGVSNDKKNYTLDDFKGKYVVIDVWATWCGPCREQSPKFERFAFKYKDEQVQFIALSVDRRIDNWYVEVNQKSKSVLQLHANNVSKFMKEYNVQGIPRFILIDPDGNFVNSELPYPSEANFEKMLRDALNLGEEK, encoded by the coding sequence ATGCAAACTTTTTTAACTGCCTTAAAGGCAGAACATCTTAAAAGAAAAGGGACGGGTGTATATTTAACCTCTATAATAATTGCCGCGATTATCCCAATAATTTATGCTATTATAACTATTATTGAAAATAGAAATATAAAACCGGGACTACCTTATAATTATTTTACCCATACACTTGATGCAATTGTTGAAGCTTTTGCCGGATTCTTTTTTCCGCTTATCATCATAATTTCTGCCAGTAGGCTTACGCAACTGGATCATAAAAATGGTGGATGGCAGCTTATGGAAACCCAACCAATTAAAAAGCTGTCAATATACTTCTCAAAGTTTTCCATATTACTTATAACCAATCTAATTGCTATAGCCACCTATATTATTGTAACCTTTATAGGGAGCTATATAATGTATTCGTTCCTAGATACTCCGGATACTGTTTCGTTCTCTTTTGAGTTTTCTCATGTATTCTGGCTGGTAATAAGACTATTCCTTGCATCACTTACACTTAGTGCACTGCAATATGTTATTTGTGTATTACTGCCAAGTTTTATATGGCCTATTTTAATAGGTGTTGCTATTATTTTAGGATATCTTATTGCTGTAAACTTTATGGTATTCCCGGCATGGTACCCTATGGAAATGTTATATCAGGTAAGCCGTAATCCTGAAGGAAGCCAGTTAGGTTACTGGATTACCTATTCTGAATGTGTTTCTGTTATTTGCAGTCTGTTATTACTTTACATTGGTTTTGAATGGTACAAACACAAAAACTTTGTAAGGGCTTTTGCAGGCAACGGAGCTCGCACAGGCAAACTTGCAGGTGTGGTTATTGTTTTGGGAGGGCTTTTGTGGTATACTCTAATTCCTAATGTTATGGAACCCTATGGTAAGACAGTTATTGCAGGAGAATTTGAAAGTGAAAATAATTTTGACACCTTATATCTGGTTGATAATTTTGTAAATGATACCATAGCTGTAATACCGGTAAAAGACAACAAATTCAACTATCATATAGATAAAAACCTGCCACTCGACTTTTATACACTTAACATGCCTCATGACTTAAAAGGAAATGTAGTGATAGGCAATAACGATAGTGTTTACATTAAAATTAAAGCAAATAAAGATGATGCAGTTGCTGAATATAGAGGTACAAGACTGGCAGAGAATCAATACAAAAAAGAAAAATATACCTTATGGAGTAATGTGAACTACATGCTTCAAAACAACAGTGAACTTGACAAACCCGATTATTTCATACGTGAATTAGTTAAGGAATGGAAAGGTGAGATTGAGGGATCTAAGAATTTTAAAACTACAGATAATTATGTACCGCGTGAAGATTACCGCCTTCAGGAAGAAAGGCTTATTACCATAAAATATCTGGTTTACTGGAACTCTTATGTAAAAAAACGTATAGCCTTATATCCGGATCAGCAAACTTTACCTAATGACGGTATTAAAGAAATGATGGCAAAAGTTCCCCTGGATGATGAAGGATTGTTAAGCGATCAGGACTACTTTAGTTACCTTAAAAACCAGATAATAGCTGATAATAAAGAGGAACTTGATGAAAACACTAAGACCTTACAGGGTATTGAAAAACTTGACAAAGGTACTTTTAGGGATAAAATGCTTTACTGGCAAATGAGAGAAAGCCTGCAACAGGCCTCTAACACTACAGAGAGGGACAGCCTTATGGCAAAGTATACGCCTCTTTTTACAGAAGGCAGGTATATTACACTATTGGCTTCTAAAGTAAACCTTTATAAAACACTTGAAAAAGGAAATAAAGCTCCTTTGTTTGATGGCGTAAGCAATGATAAGAAAAACTACACACTGGATGACTTTAAAGGTAAATATGTTGTTATAGATGTATGGGCCACATGGTGCGGACCATGCAGGGAACAAAGTCCTAAATTTGAACGATTTGCTTTTAAATATAAAGATGAACAGGTGCAGTTTATAGCTTTAAGTGTAGACAGGCGCATAGACAACTGGTATGTGGAAGTAAACCAAAAATCGAAAAGTGTATTACAGCTACATGCTAATAATGTAAGCAAATTTATGAAGGAATATAATGTACAGGGTATACCAAGGTTCATTCTTATTGATCCTGACGGAAACTTTGTAAACTCTGAATTACCTTATCCGTCGGAGGCAAACTTTGAAAAAATGCTTAGGGACGCCCTTAACTTAGGAGAAGAAAAATAA
- a CDS encoding response regulator transcription factor produces MFKALKKHKDLTLYSSSLALLLLLLRWLEFRFLVLSTSLDIYIGIIAAVFMGLGIWLALKLFKPKAKTIVVEKEVYITPTPEFVLNQNELDNLNLTARELEVLELMAKGMSNKEIADQLFVSLNTIKTHSGKLFEKMEVKRRTQAVEKAKRLSIIP; encoded by the coding sequence ATGTTTAAGGCTTTAAAGAAACATAAAGATTTAACACTATACAGTTCCAGCCTTGCGTTGCTGCTTTTATTGCTACGCTGGCTGGAATTTCGTTTTTTAGTGCTTAGTACTTCCCTTGACATTTACATTGGTATTATTGCGGCCGTTTTTATGGGGCTAGGCATTTGGCTCGCCTTAAAGCTATTTAAGCCCAAAGCAAAAACCATAGTAGTGGAAAAAGAAGTATACATTACCCCTACTCCGGAATTTGTTCTTAACCAAAACGAACTGGACAACCTTAACCTTACCGCACGCGAACTTGAAGTTTTAGAACTTATGGCAAAAGGAATGAGCAATAAGGAAATTGCCGACCAGCTTTTTGTATCGCTAAACACAATTAAGACACACTCAGGCAAACTTTTTGAAAAAATGGAGGTTAAACGACGTACTCAAGCCGTTGAAAAAGCTAAAAGACTGAGCATCATACCTTAA
- a CDS encoding DUF4199 domain-containing protein, producing the protein MTKTILTYGLIGGVISIIGYIITFLTGHEDMTNAMIIGFASMIVGFSLIFVGIKNYRDKQAGGSITFLKALKMGLLMSLITSTIYVFVWLIVFYNYYPNFAQQYGDKIVEQMREAGSTAEQINAQIAENAKVVEDYKNPLMVILYTYVEILWVGIIFTLLAALILKKKPKQNKEEFKAWAE; encoded by the coding sequence ATGACAAAAACTATCTTAACTTACGGTTTAATCGGAGGGGTAATAAGTATCATCGGGTACATAATTACTTTCCTTACAGGACATGAAGACATGACAAATGCCATGATTATTGGCTTTGCATCCATGATTGTGGGCTTCTCTTTAATTTTTGTGGGTATTAAAAATTACAGGGATAAACAGGCCGGGGGGTCTATTACATTTTTAAAAGCATTAAAAATGGGACTGCTTATGTCACTTATTACCTCAACTATATATGTTTTTGTATGGCTTATAGTATTTTACAACTATTACCCGAATTTTGCACAACAATACGGGGATAAGATTGTTGAACAGATGAGGGAAGCAGGAAGTACTGCAGAACAAATAAATGCCCAAATAGCCGAGAATGCAAAAGTTGTTGAGGACTACAAAAATCCTTTGATGGTAATACTTTATACGTATGTTGAAATTTTATGGGTAGGAATAATATTTACGTTACTAGCTGCCCTAATACTTAAAAAGAAACCTAAACAAAATAAAGAAGAATTTAAGGCATGGGCAGAATAA
- a CDS encoding VOC family protein: MGRITGIGGLFFRSQDSTALSQWYEKYFGIHSVGSGKIWEQEQGPTVFAPFKADTKYFSENQQFMVNFRVEGLEEFLEMLKADGVRIDEKRDEASFGKFAWVYDPEGNKIELWEPIPENE; this comes from the coding sequence ATGGGCAGAATAACAGGAATAGGCGGATTATTTTTCCGTTCGCAGGACAGTACGGCATTAAGCCAGTGGTATGAAAAGTATTTCGGGATACATTCGGTAGGCAGTGGCAAAATATGGGAACAGGAACAGGGTCCTACGGTATTTGCTCCATTTAAGGCAGATACCAAATATTTTAGCGAAAACCAGCAGTTTATGGTAAACTTCAGGGTTGAAGGACTGGAAGAGTTCCTTGAAATGCTAAAAGCCGATGGAGTACGAATAGATGAAAAGCGCGACGAAGCGTCATTTGGTAAATTTGCCTGGGTTTATGATCCGGAAGGAAATAAAATAGAATTATGGGAACCTATTCCCGAAAATGAATAA
- a CDS encoding Crp/Fnr family transcriptional regulator codes for MDKYSQINESISRYVSFSKEELDILNSLLEYREVPKKTIMLHEGEMCNFEAFVIKGCIRKYYIDAGGQEVILQFAVENSWVSDISFSIYENRPSHTFIETLEDCELLIFTPESKEELFKKAPRFERAFRILLYRNLAVTQDRLFNTIAKTAVDKYLEFLDHYPTLPQRVAQHYIASYLGISAEFLSKVRAKIAKH; via the coding sequence ATGGACAAGTATTCGCAAATAAATGAAAGCATTAGCCGCTATGTTTCTTTTTCTAAAGAGGAACTGGATATTTTAAATTCACTGCTTGAATACAGGGAAGTACCAAAAAAAACCATCATGCTTCATGAAGGGGAAATGTGCAACTTTGAGGCTTTTGTAATTAAGGGCTGTATAAGAAAGTACTATATAGATGCAGGCGGGCAGGAAGTTATCCTTCAGTTTGCTGTAGAAAACTCATGGGTTAGTGATATTTCTTTTAGTATTTATGAAAACAGGCCCAGCCATACATTTATTGAAACATTAGAGGATTGTGAACTCCTTATCTTTACTCCCGAAAGCAAAGAAGAGCTTTTTAAAAAAGCCCCTAGGTTTGAAAGGGCTTTCAGAATACTGTTATACCGTAATCTTGCCGTTACACAGGACAGGCTTTTTAATACCATAGCTAAAACGGCTGTGGACAAATACCTTGAGTTTTTAGACCACTATCCTACCCTGCCACAGCGTGTAGCTCAGCATTACATAGCTTCTTATCTTGGTATTTCTGCTGAATTCCTTAGTAAGGTAAGGGCCAAGATTGCAAAACACTGA
- a CDS encoding YceI family protein: MSATKWVIDPSHSEIGFKVKHMMFTNVSGSFQKFDAYIETNGDDFENAKIEFTGEVDSITTGSADRDGHLLSADFFDAAQFPKLSFSATSFTKEDEGEYTLKGDLTLHGVTKPVKLDVEFGGLAKDPWGNTKTGFSITGKINRKDWGLNWNSALEAGGVLVGEEVKLAIELQFIKQ; the protein is encoded by the coding sequence ATGTCTGCAACTAAATGGGTAATAGACCCTTCACACTCAGAAATAGGATTTAAAGTAAAACACATGATGTTTACTAACGTTTCAGGAAGCTTCCAGAAGTTTGATGCTTACATTGAAACTAACGGAGACGATTTTGAAAACGCTAAAATAGAATTTACCGGAGAGGTTGATTCTATCACAACAGGTAGTGCCGACAGGGATGGACACCTTTTAAGCGCCGACTTTTTTGACGCTGCACAATTCCCTAAATTAAGTTTCTCTGCTACTTCTTTCACTAAAGAAGACGAAGGAGAGTATACTCTTAAAGGAGACCTTACTTTACACGGGGTTACAAAACCGGTAAAACTTGACGTAGAATTTGGCGGACTTGCAAAAGACCCTTGGGGTAATACCAAAACAGGTTTCTCTATTACAGGTAAAATAAACCGTAAAGACTGGGGCCTAAACTGGAACTCAGCTCTTGAAGCCGGTGGTGTTCTTGTTGGTGAGGAAGTTAAACTTGCTATAGAATTACAGTTTATTAAACAGTAA